In Luteolibacter arcticus, a genomic segment contains:
- a CDS encoding DUF4266 domain-containing protein, producing MNRLILLIPAIVLPACSPALVRVQPYERGTLAKPVMADSLDPLETAMTDHAYFSREASFGGGGVGGGGCGCN from the coding sequence ATGAACCGGCTCATCCTGTTGATCCCCGCCATCGTGCTCCCCGCCTGCTCGCCCGCACTGGTGCGGGTCCAGCCCTACGAGCGCGGCACGCTGGCCAAGCCCGTGATGGCGGACAGCCTGGACCCGCTCGAAACGGCCATGACCGACCACGCTTACTTCTCCCGCGAAGCCAGCTTCGGCGGCGGTGGCGTCGGTGGTGGAGGGTGCGGCTGCAATTGA
- a CDS encoding peroxiredoxin family protein, which translates to MKLVAVILAATLSTLAAEPAKVGQTMPKLSTLIPGAKLPETKGKVVIVDFWASWCGPCKASFPAFNRLHDKYAAKGLVIIGVGVDDAPDKHQKFAAKMGAKFPLVHDSTHKAAAFFKPPTMPASYIADRKGVIRHVHSGFKGAKTEAEYVKEIEALLEQ; encoded by the coding sequence ATGAAACTCGTCGCCGTCATTCTCGCCGCCACCCTTTCAACGCTCGCCGCCGAGCCCGCGAAAGTCGGGCAGACCATGCCCAAGCTCTCGACCCTGATCCCGGGTGCCAAACTCCCCGAGACCAAGGGCAAGGTGGTGATCGTGGACTTCTGGGCCTCGTGGTGTGGCCCGTGCAAGGCCTCCTTTCCCGCTTTCAACCGGCTCCACGACAAGTATGCCGCGAAGGGCCTGGTGATCATCGGCGTGGGTGTCGATGACGCGCCCGACAAGCACCAGAAATTCGCCGCCAAGATGGGCGCGAAGTTCCCGCTGGTCCACGACTCCACCCACAAGGCCGCCGCCTTCTTCAAGCCGCCGACGATGCCCGCCAGCTACATCGCCGACCGCAAGGGCGTGATCCGCCATGTCCACAGCGGCTTCAAGGGCGCCAAGACCGAGGCTGAATACGTGAAGGAAATCGAAGCTCTGTTAGAACAATGA